Proteins encoded in a region of the Suncus etruscus isolate mSunEtr1 chromosome 1, mSunEtr1.pri.cur, whole genome shotgun sequence genome:
- the LOC126004055 gene encoding 60S ribosomal protein L17-like, with protein MVRYSLVPENPTKSCKSRGSNLRVRETAQTIKGMHIRKATKYLKDVTLQKQCVPFRYYNGGVGRCAQAKQWGWTQGRWPKKSAEFLLHMLKNAESNAELKGLDVDSLVIEHIQVNKAPKMRRRTYRAHGRINPYMSSPCHIEMILTEKEQIVPKPEEEVAQKKKISQKKLKKQKLMARE; from the coding sequence ATGGTGCGCTATTCGCTGGTCCCCGAAAACCCGACCAAATCATGCAAGTCCAGAGGCTCGAACCTTCGCGTTCGGGAAACAGCTCAGACCATCAAAGGCATGCATATCCGAAAAGCCACTAAGTATCTGAAAGACGTCACCCTGCAAAAGCAGTGTGTGCCCTTCCGGTATTACAATGGTGGTGTTGGCAGGTGTGCCCAGGCCAAACAGTGGGGTTGGACACAGGGTCGTTGGCCCAAAAAAAGTGCTGAATTTTTACTGCACATGCTTAAAAATGCAGAGAGCAATGCTGAACTTAAGGGTTTAGATGTTGATTCCCTGGTCATCGAGCATATTCAGGTGAACAAAGCACCCAAGATGCGCCGCAGGACTTACAGGGCTCATGGGCGTATTAACCCATACATGAGTTCTCCCTGCCACATTGAGATGATTCTGACTGAGAAAGAGCAGATAGTTCCTAAACCTGAAGAGGAAGTTGCACAGAAGAAAAAGATCTCACAGAAGAAACTGAAGAAGCAAAAACTTATGGCACGGGAATAA